The Streptomyces sp. NBC_00344 genome includes a window with the following:
- a CDS encoding ATP-binding protein, whose product MTSIPEALLWCLCAGTAAAVVLAAIVVRARMRSAELRQRLTAAEGQNTASLHSNTELTARLRATESEIRHLAAARLPDMTLALAHSHVPVRGLLDARFTGSDTDYALTAVLDQVGDAVTAERERVDAAAQSTLRGATTTIQALLYRLQTSLQQMQHRYDAPDIAQDLLAADFLNEQALRRIQATGVVCGAWPGLTREDSYLAELVVGAASRLRGYERVQVSNQLRDPIAVVARAVEPVAITVTELLANALHHSHHELPVVVTLQQGNRGASVIIDDYGVGMHPDELRHATELLSGDDQLLFTQLGDPPRTGFAAAGRLVRQYGYGVHVEPSPYGGVRAVVYIPGDPLLTILDESRQPMSVMAPLPHRSAAPDRSPSPLPSRVAPVAASAVTAPAAAAPAPSAPSSPDTPSDNAGEGELPRRRRRRAASELDQDVSRAEPAPARSPEENASRWAALQQGTESGRAAVQPQHPRGPEGNAHS is encoded by the coding sequence ATGACATCCATACCCGAGGCGCTGTTGTGGTGCCTCTGCGCAGGTACGGCCGCCGCCGTGGTTCTGGCGGCGATTGTGGTCCGCGCCCGGATGCGAAGCGCCGAACTGAGACAGCGCCTCACCGCTGCCGAAGGGCAGAACACTGCCTCACTGCACAGCAACACCGAACTGACGGCCCGTCTGCGGGCCACCGAGTCCGAAATCCGGCACCTGGCAGCCGCGCGCCTCCCCGACATGACCCTTGCCCTCGCGCATTCGCACGTACCCGTGCGCGGTCTGCTGGACGCACGGTTCACCGGCAGTGACACGGACTACGCGCTCACCGCCGTGCTGGACCAGGTCGGCGACGCGGTCACCGCGGAGCGGGAACGGGTCGACGCCGCGGCCCAGTCCACACTGCGCGGTGCGACCACCACCATCCAGGCGCTGCTCTACCGGCTGCAGACCTCGCTCCAGCAGATGCAGCACCGTTACGATGCCCCCGACATCGCACAGGATCTGCTGGCTGCCGACTTCCTCAACGAGCAGGCGCTGCGACGTATTCAGGCCACCGGTGTGGTGTGCGGCGCCTGGCCGGGGCTGACCCGCGAGGACTCCTACCTCGCCGAACTCGTGGTCGGAGCCGCCTCACGACTGCGCGGCTACGAGCGGGTCCAGGTCAGCAACCAGCTGCGCGACCCGATCGCCGTCGTCGCCCGCGCCGTCGAGCCGGTCGCGATCACGGTCACCGAGCTGCTGGCCAACGCGCTGCACCACTCGCACCACGAACTGCCGGTCGTCGTCACACTCCAGCAGGGCAACCGCGGCGCCTCGGTCATCATCGACGACTACGGCGTCGGCATGCATCCGGACGAGCTCCGGCACGCGACGGAACTGCTCTCCGGTGACGACCAGTTGCTCTTCACCCAGCTCGGTGACCCGCCCCGCACCGGTTTCGCCGCCGCGGGCCGGCTGGTCCGGCAGTACGGCTACGGCGTCCATGTCGAGCCGTCCCCGTACGGAGGGGTACGCGCGGTGGTGTACATACCCGGCGATCCCCTGCTCACCATTCTCGACGAGAGCCGGCAGCCCATGTCCGTGATGGCTCCGCTGCCGCACCGCTCCGCTGCGCCTGACCGGTCGCCCTCCCCTCTGCCGTCCCGTGTCGCACCGGTCGCAGCGTCCGCCGTGACCGCGCCTGCCGCCGCAGCGCCGGCGCCGAGCGCCCCGAGTTCGCCTGACACCCCGTCCGACAACGCCGGCGAGGGTGAACTCCCGCGCAGGCGCCGCCGCAGGGCAGCGTCGGAACTCGATCAGGACGTCTCGCGTGCCGAACCGGCCCCCGCACGGTCTCCGGAGGAGAACGCCTCGCGCTGGGCCGCGCTCCAGCAGGGCACCGAATCCGGCCGGGCAGCCGTCCAGCCACAGCACCCTCGCGGTCCCGAAGGGAATGCCCATTCATGA
- a CDS encoding NHLP bacteriocin export ABC transporter permease/ATPase subunit yields MPHDPVLAELGRLGEPVDCAGLRSLSLEGPQVLWLVAEGALDLFAVDAAAQGHWHFLGRLEPGTLLLGPVEGPQHTLVGRPLQGAVLRRIPLRELYRPEYPATSYEGQYRSQYDTGDAALSLLEHAFALGVGRSQHVLFEAPLDGRTTVDEVVADDDILWLPVSPGSVQYGAAFSTEAAGDLLVDAAMWQSMVNQQYRLLSALDRWIERMERAHEDRTVAGIKAGRTVREQADQALLASIGRSGKPAARAAGAGDDATYAVCRTVAAAAGITLSDPSVGGAVSERIDPVERVAVASRIRTRPIRLDGRWWQENAGPLVGHRAVGGTPVALLWRRRGYEAVNPSTGRRTRIGRSNAEEFEPRGVMFYRPLPDRPMSKWHLARFSLRGTRADLRNLVLAGLVTVGLGALVPLATGQVLGVYVPNAENSLIVQVSLAIIVTGIVSAAFMLLQNLTILRMEGRIESTLQPALWDRLLRLPTTFFTERSTGELASAAMGISAIRRVLSGIGPVAVQAGTVGAMNLVLLFCFSAPLALTAVGMLVVIAAVFLTMGLWELRWQRRLIKLSNKLNNQAFQTLRGLPKLRVAAAENFAYAAWAGEFARSRELQQRAGRIKNLTTVLNAVYLPLCSLVMFVLLAGPARGSLSASAFLTFNTSVTMLLTAVTQLTGAFVSAAAALPMFEQIKPVLDEAPEVRSGSTQPGELSGEIEARDLSFRYTDEGPLVLDGVSLRVRAGEFVAVVGPSGCGKSTLLRLLIGFDKPVSGSVLYDSQDLSALDQAAVRRQCGVVLQNAQPFTGSILDCICGAEVFSQEEAWEAAAMAGLAEDIKRMPMGLHTMISGGGAISGGQRQRLMIAQALVRRPRILFFDEATSALDNETQRTVIESTRALNATRVVIAHRLSTVLDADRVIVMSEGRVVQQGPPAELLADTGGRLHELVRRQMQ; encoded by the coding sequence ATGCCGCACGACCCGGTGCTCGCCGAACTGGGCCGGCTCGGCGAGCCCGTCGACTGCGCAGGTCTGCGCAGTCTGTCCCTGGAGGGGCCACAGGTCCTGTGGCTGGTCGCGGAAGGCGCCCTCGATCTCTTCGCGGTCGACGCGGCGGCACAGGGCCACTGGCACTTCCTGGGCCGCCTCGAACCGGGCACACTGCTGCTCGGCCCGGTCGAGGGGCCTCAGCACACTCTGGTCGGCCGCCCCCTGCAGGGAGCCGTCCTGCGCCGCATACCCCTGCGGGAGCTGTACCGGCCGGAGTACCCGGCCACCTCGTACGAAGGTCAGTACCGCAGCCAGTACGACACGGGCGACGCGGCTCTGAGCCTGCTGGAACATGCCTTCGCCCTCGGGGTCGGACGCAGCCAGCACGTGCTGTTCGAAGCACCCCTGGACGGCAGGACCACCGTGGACGAGGTGGTGGCGGACGACGACATCCTGTGGCTCCCGGTGTCGCCTGGCAGTGTTCAGTACGGTGCCGCGTTCAGCACGGAGGCGGCAGGCGATCTGCTGGTCGACGCTGCAATGTGGCAGAGCATGGTCAACCAGCAGTACCGGCTGCTCTCCGCGCTCGACCGCTGGATCGAGCGGATGGAGCGTGCCCACGAGGACCGCACGGTCGCCGGGATCAAGGCGGGCAGGACAGTCCGTGAACAGGCGGACCAGGCACTGCTGGCGTCCATCGGCCGTTCGGGGAAGCCCGCCGCCCGCGCGGCCGGGGCCGGCGACGACGCGACGTACGCGGTCTGCCGCACCGTGGCGGCCGCGGCCGGGATCACCCTGTCGGACCCCTCGGTGGGCGGCGCGGTGAGCGAGCGGATCGACCCGGTCGAGCGTGTCGCGGTCGCGTCCCGCATACGCACCCGCCCGATCCGGCTCGACGGGCGCTGGTGGCAGGAGAACGCGGGGCCGCTGGTGGGCCACCGGGCCGTCGGCGGGACGCCGGTGGCGTTGCTGTGGCGCCGCCGCGGGTACGAGGCGGTGAACCCGTCAACGGGCCGGCGCACCCGGATCGGCCGGTCCAACGCGGAGGAGTTCGAGCCGCGCGGGGTGATGTTCTACCGTCCACTGCCGGACCGGCCGATGAGCAAGTGGCATCTGGCTCGTTTCAGCCTGCGTGGCACCCGGGCCGATCTGCGGAATCTCGTACTCGCCGGACTGGTGACGGTCGGGCTGGGCGCGCTGGTGCCGCTGGCCACCGGGCAGGTGCTCGGCGTCTATGTGCCCAACGCCGAGAACAGCCTGATCGTGCAGGTCTCGTTGGCCATCATCGTCACCGGCATCGTCTCGGCAGCTTTCATGCTGCTGCAGAATCTGACGATCCTCCGGATGGAGGGACGCATCGAGAGCACGCTCCAGCCGGCGCTGTGGGACCGGCTGCTGAGGCTGCCGACCACGTTCTTCACCGAGCGGTCCACCGGTGAACTGGCCAGCGCCGCCATGGGCATCAGCGCCATCCGCCGGGTGCTGTCCGGTATCGGACCGGTCGCCGTGCAGGCAGGCACGGTCGGCGCGATGAACCTGGTGCTGCTGTTCTGCTTCAGTGCCCCGTTGGCCCTGACGGCGGTCGGCATGCTGGTCGTGATCGCCGCGGTATTCCTCACCATGGGGCTGTGGGAGCTGCGCTGGCAGCGCCGTCTGATCAAACTCAGCAACAAGCTCAACAACCAGGCCTTCCAGACGCTGCGCGGGCTGCCGAAGCTCAGGGTGGCCGCGGCGGAGAACTTCGCGTACGCGGCCTGGGCCGGCGAGTTCGCCCGCAGCCGTGAGCTGCAGCAGCGGGCCGGCCGGATCAAGAATCTGACGACGGTCCTCAACGCGGTCTACCTGCCGCTCTGTTCACTGGTCATGTTCGTGCTGCTCGCAGGACCGGCCCGCGGAAGTCTGTCGGCCAGCGCCTTCCTGACCTTCAACACGTCGGTGACCATGCTGCTCACCGCGGTCACCCAGCTCACCGGGGCGTTCGTCTCGGCCGCCGCCGCGCTGCCGATGTTCGAGCAGATCAAGCCGGTGCTGGACGAGGCCCCGGAGGTGCGCTCCGGAAGCACCCAGCCCGGCGAGCTCTCCGGTGAGATCGAGGCCAGGGACCTCTCCTTCCGGTACACCGACGAGGGCCCTCTGGTCCTCGACGGTGTGTCCCTGCGGGTGCGGGCCGGCGAGTTCGTGGCCGTAGTGGGCCCCAGCGGCTGCGGGAAGTCGACCCTGCTGCGGCTGCTCATCGGCTTCGACAAACCGGTGTCGGGGAGTGTGCTCTACGACAGCCAGGACCTCTCGGCCCTCGACCAGGCGGCCGTGCGCCGCCAGTGCGGAGTGGTGCTGCAGAACGCCCAGCCGTTCACCGGGTCGATCCTGGACTGCATCTGCGGCGCCGAGGTCTTCAGCCAGGAGGAGGCGTGGGAGGCCGCCGCGATGGCCGGCCTGGCCGAGGACATCAAACGCATGCCGATGGGACTGCACACCATGATCTCCGGTGGTGGCGCGATCTCCGGGGGCCAGCGTCAGCGTCTGATGATCGCCCAGGCGCTCGTCCGGCGCCCCCGGATCCTCTTCTTCGACGAGGCCACCAGTGCTCTCGACAACGAGACCCAGCGCACCGTGATCGAGAGCACCCGCGCCCTGAACGCCACCCGCGTCGTGATCGCCCACCGGCTCTCCACCGTGCTGGACGCCGACCGGGTGATCGTGATGTCGGAGGGCCGCGTCGTCCAGCAGGGACCGCCCGCCGAGCTGCTCGCCGACACCGGCGGACGGCTCCATGAGCTGGTGCGCCGGCAGATGCAGTGA
- a CDS encoding DUF6296 family protein — MEYPKSYELVFQGLTGAEDVVTVRRTASAGPGGSPVYQDDTGIVRAEISGQGEVRMLASGGHQAPGTPLARAARH; from the coding sequence GTGGAATACCCGAAAAGCTATGAACTCGTCTTCCAAGGCCTCACCGGGGCGGAGGACGTGGTGACCGTTCGGCGTACCGCGTCGGCGGGACCGGGCGGGAGCCCCGTCTACCAGGACGACACGGGAATCGTGCGGGCGGAAATCAGCGGCCAGGGAGAGGTGCGCATGCTGGCAAGCGGGGGCCATCAGGCCCCTGGGACCCCGCTGGCACGCGCAGCCCGCCACTGA
- a CDS encoding aldo/keto reductase: MISMEQRVLDRTGRRLSVVGQGTWQLGGDWGEVREADAFGVLDAAVDSGVTFFDTADVYGDGRSEQLIGRYLKDRPDAGVLVATKMGRRAEQLPENYVLDNFRTWNDRSRMNLGVDTLDLVQLHCPPTAVYSSDAVYDALDTLVDEQRIAAYAVSVETCAEALTAIARPGVASVQIILNPFRLKPLDEVLPAARAAGVGVIARVPLASGLLSGRYTADTVFAAGDHRTYNRHGEAFDQGETFSGIDYGTGVSAAAEFASLAPSGATPAQTALRWIIQQPGVTSVIPGARSVAQARANAAAASLAPLGQSTLDAVQDLYDRRIRAAVHHRW; this comes from the coding sequence ATGATCTCCATGGAGCAGCGCGTACTGGACAGGACCGGCCGCAGGCTATCGGTCGTCGGGCAGGGTACCTGGCAACTCGGCGGCGACTGGGGCGAAGTCCGGGAGGCGGACGCCTTCGGGGTGCTGGACGCGGCGGTCGATTCGGGTGTCACCTTCTTCGACACCGCCGATGTGTACGGCGACGGACGCAGTGAGCAGCTGATCGGCCGCTACCTGAAGGACCGCCCCGACGCCGGAGTGCTCGTCGCGACCAAAATGGGACGCCGGGCAGAACAGCTGCCCGAGAACTACGTGCTCGACAATTTCCGTACCTGGAACGACCGTTCGCGGATGAACCTCGGAGTCGACACTCTCGACCTCGTGCAGCTGCACTGCCCGCCCACCGCCGTCTACTCGTCTGACGCGGTCTACGACGCCCTGGACACCCTCGTCGACGAACAGCGGATCGCCGCCTATGCGGTGAGCGTCGAGACGTGTGCCGAAGCCCTCACCGCCATCGCGCGGCCGGGTGTGGCCTCCGTGCAGATCATTCTCAACCCGTTCCGTCTCAAGCCGCTGGACGAAGTCCTCCCGGCCGCCCGCGCGGCGGGCGTCGGTGTCATCGCACGTGTTCCGCTCGCCTCGGGGCTGCTCTCGGGCAGGTACACGGCGGACACCGTCTTCGCCGCCGGGGACCACCGCACGTACAACAGGCATGGCGAGGCGTTCGACCAAGGCGAGACGTTCTCCGGGATCGACTACGGAACCGGGGTGTCCGCCGCGGCCGAGTTCGCCTCGCTCGCCCCGAGCGGGGCCACACCGGCGCAGACCGCGCTGCGCTGGATCATCCAGCAGCCCGGGGTCACCAGCGTGATCCCCGGCGCCCGTTCCGTCGCGCAGGCCCGAGCCAACGCGGCCGCCGCCTCTCTGGCGCCGCTTGGGCAGAGCACCCTCGACGCGGTCCAGGACCTCTACGACCGGCGGATCCGAGCGGCGGTCCACCACCGCTGGTGA
- a CDS encoding FAD-dependent monooxygenase, with the protein MSDVDVLVAGAGPVGLTAACELQRRGVRCRVVDRLHARRPFAGAVGVQPRTLEIWDRMGMVREALETAIPMKGQLLFVNGEEQPRIELRLPPDVPYGFAALPQYETERLLEELLTSWGGQVERGSELVAFEQDAAGVRVRVVGPSGVEEDLSAAYLLGCDGAHSIVRRGLGLAFEGAALPEEYMLGDVEVDWDLPPCYGVRAVHRTAGRVDDLLVCIPLPGHNRYRMSMLTPPELSRSPQPEGEGVQHGPAEGEGPVPALEHIQAVLDRLSPRPTAASSLRWSSVFRISHRLVNRYAEGRVFVAGDAAHIHPPTGAQGMNTGIQDAYNLAWKLALAVQGDASEGLLASYHAERRPVGEEVVQRTVRHAADGPQADPEDPSTTIRREAQLLVGYRGSPIVAPAGSRHAGPAPGDRAPDCGGLVREPAAFPGRLFDLLRGREHILLLYADADDQLARCDELTSSARQRARGQLALRAVLAPGVAPETAPVPAVTDSLGEFRQMYGARGGEGFLIRPDGYLGFRGDPVGGPELTAHLNAIFRP; encoded by the coding sequence GTGAGCGACGTGGACGTACTGGTTGCGGGAGCGGGCCCGGTAGGTCTGACGGCAGCCTGCGAACTGCAGCGGCGCGGCGTCCGGTGCCGTGTCGTCGACAGGCTCCACGCGCGTCGCCCGTTCGCCGGAGCGGTGGGTGTCCAACCCAGGACGCTGGAGATCTGGGACCGGATGGGAATGGTGCGTGAGGCACTCGAAACGGCCATCCCGATGAAGGGGCAACTGCTCTTCGTCAACGGTGAGGAACAGCCCAGGATCGAACTGAGGCTGCCCCCGGATGTGCCGTACGGTTTCGCGGCCCTGCCGCAGTACGAGACGGAACGGCTCCTCGAAGAACTGCTGACGAGCTGGGGAGGGCAGGTCGAGCGCGGTTCGGAGCTGGTGGCCTTCGAGCAGGACGCGGCCGGGGTCAGGGTCCGCGTCGTCGGGCCGTCCGGAGTGGAGGAGGACCTGTCGGCCGCGTACCTCCTGGGCTGCGACGGAGCCCACAGCATCGTACGCAGGGGCCTCGGGCTGGCCTTCGAGGGCGCGGCACTGCCCGAGGAGTACATGCTGGGTGATGTGGAGGTCGACTGGGACCTGCCGCCGTGCTACGGGGTCCGGGCCGTGCACCGCACCGCCGGGCGCGTCGACGATCTTCTGGTGTGCATCCCGCTGCCCGGCCACAACCGCTACCGGATGTCGATGCTCACCCCGCCGGAACTCTCCCGGTCGCCGCAGCCGGAGGGGGAGGGTGTGCAGCACGGTCCGGCGGAGGGGGAGGGCCCCGTACCGGCTCTTGAACACATTCAGGCCGTTCTCGACCGGCTGTCCCCCCGGCCCACGGCCGCCTCGTCCCTCCGGTGGTCATCGGTCTTCCGGATCAGCCACCGTCTGGTGAACCGCTACGCAGAGGGCCGGGTCTTCGTGGCGGGAGATGCCGCGCACATCCACCCGCCCACCGGTGCCCAGGGGATGAACACCGGCATCCAGGACGCGTACAACCTGGCGTGGAAGCTCGCTCTGGCCGTGCAGGGCGATGCGAGTGAGGGACTTCTCGCGAGCTACCACGCGGAACGCCGTCCGGTGGGCGAGGAAGTGGTGCAGCGGACGGTCCGGCACGCGGCAGACGGTCCACAGGCCGATCCGGAGGACCCGTCGACGACGATCCGGCGTGAGGCGCAGCTGCTGGTCGGCTACCGCGGCAGTCCGATCGTGGCGCCCGCAGGCAGCCGGCACGCGGGCCCCGCCCCGGGTGACCGGGCTCCGGACTGCGGCGGGCTCGTCCGTGAGCCGGCGGCGTTCCCCGGCCGGCTGTTCGACCTGCTGCGCGGGCGGGAGCACATTCTGCTGCTCTACGCGGACGCGGATGACCAGCTGGCACGGTGCGACGAGCTGACCAGTTCCGCGCGGCAGCGGGCCCGCGGACAGCTCGCTCTCCGGGCTGTCCTGGCCCCCGGGGTGGCGCCGGAAACGGCTCCCGTTCCCGCGGTCACCGACAGTCTCGGGGAGTTCCGGCAGATGTACGGTGCACGCGGCGGAGAGGGTTTTCTGATCCGCCCGGACGGCTATCTGGGATTTCGGGGCGACCCGGTGGGTGGTCCGGAACTGACCGCCCACCTGAACGCGATCTTCAGGCCATGA
- a CDS encoding YqjF family protein, with amino-acid sequence MPITPRVPEPVTADAVRRIGRPLLTQSWLDLAFVHWAVAPEAVAPLLPAGTVPDTFDGVTHVGLIAFRMHRIGWLHLPGIPYLGSFPETNVRLYSVDADGRRAVVFRSLDASRLIPVAVARAAFRLPYMWSRMSVRRSGNTVTYSSSRRRPGPRGAHSRLVIRVGERIAEPSALEHFLTARWGLHNAVAGRTLYLPNSHPRWPLYRAGLQECDESLVVAAGLPEPSGEPVSVLFSPGVPVRFGLPSLVSPGTPAEAHRTGLGNDGSPQ; translated from the coding sequence GTGCCGATCACCCCGCGCGTCCCGGAACCGGTCACAGCGGACGCCGTCCGCCGCATCGGGCGTCCGCTGCTCACCCAGTCCTGGCTCGACCTGGCCTTTGTCCACTGGGCCGTGGCGCCCGAAGCCGTGGCGCCGCTGCTGCCGGCCGGGACCGTCCCCGACACGTTCGACGGGGTCACCCATGTCGGCCTCATCGCCTTCCGCATGCATCGCATCGGCTGGCTCCACCTGCCCGGTATCCCGTATCTGGGCAGTTTTCCCGAGACCAACGTCCGGCTGTACTCGGTGGACGCGGACGGGCGGCGGGCGGTGGTCTTCCGCTCGCTCGACGCTTCCCGGCTGATCCCCGTGGCGGTCGCACGAGCGGCGTTCCGGCTGCCGTACATGTGGTCACGTATGAGTGTCAGGCGCAGCGGGAACACCGTCACCTACAGCAGCTCCCGGCGCCGGCCGGGTCCGCGAGGCGCACACAGCCGCCTCGTCATCAGAGTCGGTGAGCGGATCGCGGAGCCGAGCGCTCTCGAACATTTCCTGACCGCCCGGTGGGGCCTGCACAACGCGGTCGCCGGCCGGACGCTGTACCTGCCCAACAGCCATCCGCGCTGGCCGCTGTACCGGGCCGGTCTGCAGGAGTGCGACGAATCCCTGGTGGTCGCGGCGGGGCTTCCCGAGCCGTCGGGCGAGCCCGTCAGCGTGTTGTTCTCCCCCGGCGTGCCGGTGCGCTTCGGGCTTCCGTCCCTGGTTTCCCCCGGAACGCCTGCTGAGGCGCACCGGACGGGTCTGGGCAATGATGGAAGTCCCCAATGA
- a CDS encoding NADP-dependent isocitrate dehydrogenase, producing MTDSTIIYTHTDEAPALATYSFLPVIEAYASTAGVTVESRDISLSGRIIASFPERLEESRRVDDALAELGELARTPGANIIKLPNISASIPQLKSAIAELQQMGYALPDYPDDPKTDEDRDVRARYDKVKGSAVNPVLREGNSDRRAPASVKNYAKAHPHRMGAWKADSKTNVATMGGDDFRSTEKSAVVAEDGTLRIELVGDDGSTTVLRESVPVLAGEIVDASVMRVTALREFFTAQVARAKAEGVLFSVHLKATMMKVSDPIIFGHVVRAFFPKTFAEHGAALAAAGLTPNDGLGGILKGLESLPDGAKIQESFEAELAEGPELAMVDSDKGITNLHVPSDVIVDASMPAMIRTSGHMWGPDGQEHDTLAVIPDSSYAGIYQVVIDDCRANGAYDPSTMGSVPNVGLMAQKAEEYGSHDKTFEIPTTGTVRVVDSAGNAVLEQTVGAGDIFRVCQTKDLPIQDWVKLAVTRARATGDPAVFWLDEGRAHDAGLIAKVRAYLPEHDTDGLQIEIMTPQDAIAFSLERIRRGEDTISVTGNVLRDYLTDLFPILELGTSAKMLSVVPLMNGGGLFETGAGGSAPKHVQQLVKENYLRWDSLGEFLALAVSFEHLAQTTGNARAQVLADTLDRATGTFLNEDKSPSRKLGGIDNRGSHFYLALYWAQELAKQTDDAKLAEAFAALAKALTEQEQTIVDELIAVQGSAADIGSYYRPDAAKATAVMRPSVTFNEAIASLG from the coding sequence GTGACTGACTCGACCATCATCTATACGCACACCGACGAGGCCCCTGCCCTGGCGACGTATTCGTTCCTGCCCGTGATCGAGGCCTATGCCTCGACCGCCGGGGTGACGGTGGAGAGCCGTGACATCTCCCTGTCGGGACGGATCATCGCCAGCTTCCCCGAGCGTCTCGAGGAGAGCCGGCGTGTGGATGACGCACTCGCCGAGCTCGGCGAGCTGGCCAGGACTCCCGGCGCGAACATCATCAAGCTTCCGAACATCTCGGCGTCGATTCCGCAGCTGAAGTCCGCGATCGCCGAGCTGCAGCAGATGGGCTACGCGCTGCCCGACTACCCGGACGACCCGAAGACCGATGAGGACAGGGACGTCCGCGCGCGCTACGACAAGGTCAAGGGCAGCGCCGTCAACCCCGTCCTGCGTGAGGGCAACTCCGACCGCCGCGCTCCCGCGTCCGTCAAGAACTACGCCAAGGCGCACCCGCACCGTATGGGCGCCTGGAAGGCTGACTCGAAGACGAACGTCGCCACGATGGGCGGGGACGACTTCCGCTCCACCGAGAAGTCCGCGGTCGTCGCGGAGGACGGCACCCTGCGCATCGAGCTCGTCGGGGACGACGGCAGCACCACCGTGCTGCGCGAGTCCGTACCGGTACTGGCCGGCGAGATCGTCGACGCCTCGGTGATGCGGGTGACGGCGCTGCGTGAGTTCTTCACCGCGCAGGTCGCGCGCGCCAAGGCCGAGGGCGTGCTGTTCTCGGTGCACCTGAAGGCCACGATGATGAAGGTCTCCGACCCGATCATCTTCGGCCACGTGGTGCGTGCCTTCTTCCCGAAGACGTTCGCGGAGCACGGTGCGGCGCTCGCCGCAGCCGGCCTGACCCCCAATGACGGACTCGGCGGCATCCTCAAGGGCCTGGAATCGCTCCCCGACGGCGCGAAGATCCAGGAGTCCTTCGAGGCCGAGCTGGCCGAGGGCCCCGAGCTGGCGATGGTCGACTCCGACAAGGGCATCACCAACCTGCACGTCCCGAGCGATGTCATCGTCGACGCCTCCATGCCGGCCATGATCCGCACTTCCGGTCACATGTGGGGCCCGGACGGCCAGGAGCACGACACGCTCGCCGTCATCCCCGACAGCAGCTACGCCGGCATCTACCAGGTCGTCATCGATGACTGCCGCGCGAACGGTGCCTACGACCCGTCGACGATGGGCTCCGTGCCGAACGTCGGTCTGATGGCGCAGAAGGCCGAGGAGTACGGCAGCCACGACAAGACCTTCGAGATCCCCACCACCGGCACGGTGCGGGTCGTCGACAGCGCCGGGAATGCCGTGCTCGAGCAGACCGTGGGCGCCGGCGACATCTTCCGGGTCTGCCAGACCAAGGACCTGCCGATCCAGGACTGGGTCAAGCTCGCCGTCACGCGCGCCCGCGCGACCGGCGACCCCGCCGTCTTCTGGCTCGACGAGGGTCGCGCGCACGACGCCGGCCTGATCGCCAAGGTCAGGGCCTACCTGCCCGAGCACGACACCGACGGGCTGCAGATCGAGATCATGACGCCGCAGGACGCGATCGCGTTCTCGCTCGAGCGCATCCGCCGCGGCGAGGACACCATTTCGGTCACCGGCAATGTGCTGCGTGACTACCTGACCGACCTGTTCCCGATCCTCGAGCTGGGCACCAGCGCCAAGATGCTCTCGGTGGTCCCGCTGATGAACGGCGGCGGGCTGTTCGAGACCGGCGCCGGCGGCTCCGCACCCAAGCACGTGCAGCAGCTCGTCAAGGAGAACTACCTGCGCTGGGACAGCCTCGGTGAGTTCCTCGCGCTCGCGGTCAGCTTCGAGCACCTGGCGCAGACCACCGGCAACGCCCGCGCCCAGGTACTGGCGGACACGCTGGACCGTGCGACAGGCACCTTCCTCAACGAGGACAAGTCGCCCAGTCGCAAGCTGGGCGGCATCGACAACCGCGGCAGCCACTTCTACCTGGCGCTCTACTGGGCGCAGGAGCTGGCGAAGCAGACCGACGACGCCAAGCTCGCCGAGGCGTTCGCGGCTCTCGCCAAGGCGCTGACCGAGCAGGAGCAGACCATCGTCGACGAGCTGATCGCAGTCCAGGGGTCGGCGGCCGACATCGGCAGCTACTACCGCCCCGACGCCGCCAAGGCGACAGCCGTGATGCGCCCGTCGGTGACCTTCAACGAGGCCATCGCGTCGCTCGGCTGA